A genomic region of Gemmata massiliana contains the following coding sequences:
- a CDS encoding DUF1501 domain-containing protein, giving the protein MPSPVDFALNRRAFLGRYAGGLGSLALAQLAAGEEVRAPTSDSLAPKKPHFAAKAKAVICLFQHGGPSQMDLFDPKPELTKQHGKPHPDKLEVHFHTQQGKLLASPFKFSKHGKSGVELSELLPHTGKIVDDITLVRSMTTDSVDHEAALRVIHSGKIFPGRPAWGSWVLYGLGTERKELPAYVVLSDPGGLPVDGTNNWSSGFLPAVYQGTPFRATGSPVAHLATPADVPPAARRNQLDLLNSLNATHLRKHPGNAELEARLGHYELAARMQTAVPDVLDLSKETEETRKLYGIDNPKSAEYGKRCLLARRLVERGVRFVQIFLNSQPWDTHSKNAENLNNLCAMTDQPSAGLVLDLKRRGLLDSTIVMWTGEFGRLPISQGSDGRDHNRHAFSLWLAGGGFKSGYVHGATDDFGYKSVDKVVRVSALHSTLLHALGLDHTKLTFPHEGRDDTLTDTAVTRAQVVEDLLA; this is encoded by the coding sequence GTGCCGTCGCCAGTAGACTTCGCACTCAACCGCCGGGCTTTTCTCGGGCGCTACGCGGGCGGACTCGGTTCACTCGCGCTCGCACAACTTGCAGCGGGCGAAGAGGTTCGCGCACCCACCAGCGACTCACTCGCGCCAAAGAAACCACACTTCGCCGCGAAAGCGAAGGCCGTGATCTGCCTGTTCCAGCACGGCGGACCGAGCCAGATGGACCTGTTCGACCCGAAACCCGAACTCACGAAACAGCACGGCAAACCGCACCCGGACAAACTCGAAGTCCACTTCCACACGCAGCAGGGGAAGTTACTCGCGTCGCCGTTCAAGTTCTCGAAGCACGGCAAATCGGGGGTCGAGTTGTCGGAACTGCTCCCGCACACGGGCAAAATCGTCGACGACATCACGCTCGTGCGTTCGATGACCACGGACTCGGTCGATCACGAGGCCGCGCTGCGGGTAATTCACTCTGGCAAGATCTTCCCCGGGCGCCCCGCGTGGGGGTCGTGGGTGCTCTACGGGCTGGGCACGGAGCGCAAGGAACTCCCGGCTTATGTGGTCCTCTCCGATCCCGGCGGCCTACCCGTAGACGGCACGAACAACTGGTCGAGCGGGTTCCTCCCCGCGGTGTACCAGGGTACTCCGTTCCGCGCGACAGGGTCGCCGGTCGCGCACCTCGCGACGCCGGCCGACGTTCCGCCGGCCGCGCGCCGGAACCAACTCGATCTGCTCAACAGCCTGAACGCCACACACCTCCGCAAACACCCTGGGAACGCGGAACTCGAAGCGCGCCTGGGGCACTACGAACTGGCAGCCCGGATGCAGACCGCGGTGCCCGACGTACTCGATCTCTCGAAGGAAACCGAAGAAACCCGGAAGCTGTACGGCATCGATAATCCGAAGTCCGCGGAGTACGGGAAGCGGTGCCTGCTCGCGCGCCGGCTCGTGGAGCGTGGGGTGCGATTCGTGCAGATCTTCCTCAACAGCCAGCCGTGGGACACGCACAGCAAGAACGCGGAGAATCTCAACAACCTCTGCGCGATGACCGATCAGCCCAGTGCTGGTTTGGTTCTCGACCTCAAGCGCCGCGGGTTGCTCGATTCGACTATCGTCATGTGGACGGGCGAGTTCGGGCGCCTGCCAATCTCGCAAGGTTCGGACGGGCGCGACCACAACCGGCACGCCTTCTCGCTGTGGCTGGCGGGTGGCGGGTTCAAGTCGGGCTACGTCCACGGCGCGACCGACGACTTCGGGTACAAGTCGGTGGACAAGGTCGTCCGCGTGTCCGCGCTGCACTCCACCCTGCTCCACGCGCTCGGCCTGGACCACACGAAGTTGACCTTCCCGCACGAGGGCCGTGATGACACGCTGACCGACACCGCGGTCACGCGCGCCCAGGTCGTCGAAGACCTGCTGGCCTGA
- a CDS encoding PQQ-dependent sugar dehydrogenase: protein MSSLPLARTGAAIIGFAALALILQVNWHSHAADDKDPPKAKVDPNVRQPWTTSKVTGSPEPPPKYKPVRVFPEVKFNHPLLIVRCPGSERLFIGEQEGVLYSVQNKPDAKKELFFDFKKELKTIDKTPGAGGVGELYGLVFHPEFAKNRYCYVCYTLNAKIPPKDGRFPDGSRVSRFKVTDTDPPRLDAASEEIVITFVGGGHNGGDMHFGHDGFLYISTGDASGPNPPDTATTGQDCSDLLSSVLRIDVNKKDEGKSYAVPKDNPFVGMKDVRPEIWAFGFRNPWRMSIDRKTGELWLGDVGWELWEMVHRVEKGGNYGWSIVEGRQPVRPDQKIGPTPIRPPLIELPHTIAASITGGYVYRGKKFPELVGAYIFGDWETRRIWAARVEGDRVKEMPEIVKPSVRPSAFGEDNAGEIYFCDYDNGSIYTFERNDGGAANSKFPTKLSDTGLFADVKKLEPAAGVIPFYTSARQWQDGATADYLLALPGLSAVSFFEKPRAIPGQVFWHEFKMQFPKDAVLVKTLALDVATDRGPSETRVETQLLHFDGEDWRGYSYAWRDDQTDADLVPADGAEKTFPIAAGGKIEKGAWVPVGKREQVWTFHSRTQCLSCHNAWSEYSLAFNTAQLNRVPLFTGTDKTNQLVKLMKHGYARRVGPDDKELPPFDADSIKKQPALVPLIGDDPLDQRARSYLHANCAHCHRFGGGGGQVVIELEAAKPLKETGIFDVRPKQGDFGLVDARIVAPGDPYRSVLFYRMAKFGRGRMPHLGSEFPHAQGLDVVGQWIASLSNPPKEWGAGLPNVNRPDLAHGSFSGAWPFARAFALGKIDSKSTNNLPSEVVKHGAVPVRDLFEGYTPADPKGRKLGANARPAPILALTGEAKNGEALFFNKEMKCANCHKVGDRGTALGPDLSAIGKTRTRPELLDSMLNPSARVEPQFAAYNVKTKDDKTYTGIIVKRDEKQLVLRDAENKEVTIEGDNVDSVRPSRASLMPEGQMSGLSPQEAADLLEFLVNRK from the coding sequence ATGTCATCTCTCCCTCTCGCACGGACCGGCGCCGCGATCATCGGGTTCGCGGCCCTTGCTCTGATCCTTCAAGTCAACTGGCATTCGCACGCCGCGGACGACAAAGACCCGCCGAAGGCGAAAGTCGATCCTAACGTGCGGCAACCGTGGACGACCTCGAAGGTCACGGGCAGCCCGGAACCCCCGCCGAAGTACAAACCGGTGCGCGTGTTCCCGGAAGTGAAATTCAATCACCCGCTCCTGATCGTGCGCTGCCCGGGATCGGAGCGCCTGTTCATCGGCGAGCAGGAGGGCGTGCTGTACTCCGTTCAAAATAAGCCGGACGCCAAGAAGGAGCTTTTCTTCGACTTCAAGAAGGAACTGAAGACGATCGACAAAACGCCCGGCGCGGGCGGCGTCGGCGAACTGTACGGGCTTGTGTTCCACCCGGAGTTCGCGAAGAACCGGTACTGCTACGTCTGTTACACGCTCAACGCAAAAATCCCACCGAAGGACGGTCGGTTCCCGGACGGCTCGCGCGTGTCGCGCTTCAAGGTGACCGACACCGATCCCCCGCGCCTCGACGCGGCGAGCGAGGAGATCGTCATCACGTTCGTGGGCGGCGGGCACAACGGCGGCGACATGCACTTTGGGCACGACGGCTTCCTCTACATCTCGACCGGCGACGCCTCCGGTCCCAACCCGCCGGACACTGCCACGACCGGCCAGGACTGCTCCGACTTGCTCTCGTCCGTGCTGCGGATCGACGTGAACAAGAAGGATGAGGGGAAGAGCTACGCGGTCCCGAAGGACAACCCCTTTGTGGGGATGAAGGACGTGCGCCCGGAGATCTGGGCCTTCGGGTTCCGCAACCCCTGGCGCATGAGCATCGATCGCAAGACCGGTGAGTTGTGGCTCGGCGACGTCGGGTGGGAGTTGTGGGAAATGGTTCACCGCGTGGAGAAGGGCGGGAACTACGGGTGGAGCATTGTGGAAGGGCGGCAACCGGTGCGCCCGGATCAGAAGATCGGGCCGACCCCGATCCGCCCTCCTCTCATCGAATTGCCGCACACAATTGCGGCGAGCATTACGGGCGGGTACGTCTACCGCGGGAAGAAGTTCCCCGAACTGGTCGGCGCGTACATCTTCGGCGACTGGGAGACGCGGCGCATCTGGGCCGCGCGCGTCGAGGGCGATCGGGTCAAGGAAATGCCCGAGATCGTGAAACCGAGCGTGCGCCCGTCGGCGTTCGGCGAGGACAACGCGGGCGAAATCTACTTCTGCGATTACGACAACGGGTCGATTTACACGTTCGAGCGCAACGATGGGGGGGCGGCCAATTCCAAGTTCCCCACCAAGCTCAGTGACACGGGGCTGTTCGCGGACGTGAAGAAATTGGAGCCGGCCGCGGGCGTGATCCCGTTCTACACGAGCGCCCGGCAGTGGCAGGACGGCGCCACCGCGGACTACCTGCTCGCGCTGCCGGGGCTGTCGGCCGTGAGCTTCTTTGAGAAGCCGCGTGCGATCCCGGGGCAGGTGTTCTGGCACGAGTTCAAGATGCAGTTCCCGAAGGACGCGGTGCTAGTCAAAACGCTCGCACTCGATGTGGCGACCGATCGAGGTCCGTCCGAAACGCGCGTCGAGACGCAGTTGCTCCACTTCGATGGCGAAGACTGGCGCGGGTACTCCTATGCGTGGCGCGACGACCAGACCGATGCGGATCTCGTCCCCGCGGACGGTGCGGAAAAGACCTTCCCGATTGCCGCGGGCGGGAAGATCGAAAAGGGCGCCTGGGTGCCTGTTGGCAAGCGGGAGCAAGTCTGGACGTTCCACAGCCGCACGCAGTGCCTCAGTTGCCACAATGCGTGGTCCGAATACTCGCTCGCGTTCAACACCGCACAACTGAACCGCGTGCCGCTGTTTACTGGCACGGATAAAACCAATCAGCTCGTCAAACTGATGAAGCACGGTTACGCCCGTCGTGTGGGACCGGACGACAAGGAGCTTCCGCCGTTCGACGCGGACTCCATTAAGAAACAGCCCGCGCTCGTTCCTCTCATCGGAGACGATCCGCTCGACCAACGGGCACGCAGCTACCTCCACGCGAACTGCGCCCACTGCCACCGGTTCGGGGGCGGGGGCGGTCAGGTGGTGATCGAACTCGAAGCCGCGAAGCCGCTCAAAGAAACCGGCATCTTCGACGTGCGCCCGAAGCAGGGCGACTTCGGACTGGTGGACGCGCGCATCGTCGCCCCCGGCGACCCGTACCGGAGTGTACTGTTCTACCGGATGGCGAAGTTCGGGCGCGGGCGCATGCCGCACCTCGGGTCCGAGTTCCCGCACGCGCAGGGGTTGGACGTGGTCGGGCAGTGGATCGCGTCTCTCTCGAACCCGCCGAAGGAGTGGGGCGCCGGGTTGCCGAACGTGAACCGACCGGACCTCGCACACGGATCGTTCTCGGGTGCGTGGCCCTTCGCGCGGGCCTTCGCGCTGGGCAAAATCGACAGCAAGAGCACGAACAACCTGCCTTCGGAGGTGGTGAAACACGGGGCCGTGCCCGTGCGCGACTTGTTCGAGGGGTACACGCCCGCGGACCCGAAGGGCCGCAAGCTCGGTGCGAACGCGCGCCCCGCACCGATCTTGGCTCTGACCGGCGAGGCGAAAAACGGCGAGGCGCTGTTCTTCAACAAAGAAATGAAGTGCGCGAACTGTCACAAGGTCGGCGACCGCGGAACGGCTCTCGGCCCCGACCTCTCGGCGATCGGCAAGACGCGCACGCGGCCCGAACTGCTCGACAGCATGCTGAACCCGTCCGCCCGCGTGGAGCCGCAATTCGCCGCGTACAACGTGAAGACGAAGGACGACAAGACGTACACCGGGATCATCGTGAAGCGCGACGAGAAACAGCTCGTTTTGCGCGACGCGGAGAACAAGGAGGTCACGATCGAGGGCGACAACGTGGACTCGGTGCGCCCCTCGCGCGCGTCGCTGATGCCCGAAGGTCAGATGAGCGGTCTTTCGCCCCAAGAGGCCGCTGACCTGCTCGAATTCCTGGTGAACCGGAAGTAA
- a CDS encoding PhzF family phenazine biosynthesis protein: MIPLSVVDAFTDTPFRGNPAAVCLLDSWPSNEWLQLVGREMNLAETAFLRHRAGGEYELRWFTPTVEVALCGHATLAAAHSLWESGAATQDALVFATNKSGLLTARRLPSGEIELDFPAQPATECAPPAGLLESLGANATSVARNESDYLVEVATEAEVRALTPELARLSRIECRGVIVTAKSDDTRYDFVSRFFAPQSGIDEDPVTGSAHCCLAVWWGNKLNKTELAGYQASIRGGVVRVVRAGDRIKLIGRALTISRGQLLALPT; this comes from the coding sequence ATGATTCCGCTGTCCGTAGTCGATGCGTTCACCGATACGCCGTTTCGCGGGAACCCCGCGGCGGTATGCCTCCTCGATTCCTGGCCCTCGAACGAGTGGCTGCAACTCGTCGGGCGCGAGATGAACCTCGCCGAAACCGCGTTCCTGCGACATCGCGCGGGCGGCGAGTACGAATTGCGCTGGTTCACGCCCACGGTCGAGGTCGCACTGTGCGGCCACGCGACCCTCGCCGCGGCTCACAGCTTGTGGGAATCGGGCGCTGCGACACAAGACGCGCTCGTGTTCGCGACCAACAAAAGCGGCCTACTCACCGCGCGCCGGCTCCCGTCGGGCGAGATCGAACTGGATTTCCCGGCCCAACCCGCAACGGAGTGCGCGCCTCCCGCGGGATTACTGGAATCGCTCGGCGCAAACGCAACTTCTGTTGCACGTAACGAATCCGATTACCTCGTGGAAGTCGCAACCGAAGCCGAAGTGCGTGCGCTGACGCCGGAACTCGCGCGGCTCTCGCGAATCGAGTGCCGCGGGGTGATCGTCACCGCGAAATCCGATGACACGCGATACGATTTCGTGTCGCGGTTCTTCGCCCCGCAATCCGGTATCGACGAAGACCCGGTCACCGGATCCGCGCACTGTTGTCTAGCGGTGTGGTGGGGGAACAAGCTCAACAAGACGGAACTGGCGGGTTATCAGGCGAGCATTCGCGGCGGGGTGGTCCGCGTGGTTCGGGCCGGGGACCGGATCAAACTCATCGGCCGCGCGCTCACGATCTCACGCGGCCAACTCCTCGCCCTGCCGACGTAG